The following proteins come from a genomic window of Diceros bicornis minor isolate mBicDic1 chromosome 4, mDicBic1.mat.cur, whole genome shotgun sequence:
- the CLK2 gene encoding dual specificity protein kinase CLK2 isoform X2 has product MPHPRRYHSSERGSRGSYHEHYRSRKHKRRRSRSWSSSSDRTRRRRREDSYHVRSRSSYDDHSSDRRAYDRRYCGSYRRNDYSRDRGEAYYDADYRHSYEYHRENSSYRSQRSSRRKHRRRRRRSRTFSRSSSHSSRRAKSVEDDAEGHLIYHVGDWLQERYEIVSTLGEGTFGRVVQCVDHRRGGARVALKIIKNVEKYKEAARLEINVLEKINEKDPDNKNLCVQMFDWFDYHGHMCISFELLGLSTFDFLKDNNYLPYPIHQVRHMAFQLCQAVKFLHDNKLTHTDLKPENILFVNSDYELTYNLEKKRDERSVKSTAVRVVDFGSATFDHEHHSTIVSTRHYRAPEVILELGWSQPCDVWSIGCIIFEYYVGFTLFQTHDNREHLAMMERILGPIPSRMIRKTRKQKYFYRGRLDWDENTSAGRYVRENCKPLRRYLTSEAEEHHQLFDLIESMLEYEPAKRLTLGEALQHPFFTRLRAEPPSTKLWDSSRDISR; this is encoded by the exons ATGCCTCATCCCCGAAGGTACCACTCCTCAGAGCGAGGCAGCCGGGGGAGTTACCATGAACACTATCGGAGCCGAAAGCATAAGAGACGAAGAAGCCGCTCCTGGTCAAGTAGCAGTGACCGGACACGGCGGCGCCGGCGGGAAGACAGCTACCATGTCCGTTCCCGGAG CAGCTATGATGACCATTCTTCGGACCGGAGGGCATATGACCGGCGATACTGTGGCAGCTATAGGCGCAACGACTACAGCCGGGATCGAGGAGAAGCCTACTATGATGCAGACTACCGGCATTCCTACGAATATCATCGGGAGAACAGCAGTTACCGCAGCCAGCGCAGCAGCCGGAGGAAGCACAGACGGCGGAGGCGGCGCAGCCGGACATTCAGCCGCTCATCTTCG CACAGCAGCCGGAGAGCCAAGAGTGTAGAGGACGACGCTGAGGGCCACCTCATCTACCACGTCGGGGACTGGCTACAAGAGCGAT ATGAAATTGTAAGCACCTTGGGAGAGGGGACCTTTGGCCGAGTCGTACAATGTGTTGACCATCGCAG GGGGGGCGCTCGAGTTGCCCTAAAGATCATTAAGAATGTGGAAAAGTACAAGGAAGCAGCTCGCCTTGAAATCAACGTGCTGGAGAAAATCAATGAGAAGGACCCTGACAACAAGAA cctctgtgtccagatGTTTGACTGGTTTGACTACCATGGCCACATGTGTATCTCCTTTGAGCTTCTGGGCCTTAGCACCTTCGATTTCCTCAAAGACAACAACTACCTGCCCTACCCCATCCACCAAGTGCGCCACATGGCCTTCCAGCTGTGCCAGGCCGTCAAGT TCCTCCATGATAACAAGCTGACACATACGGACCTCAAGCCTGAAAATATTCTGTTTGTGAATTCAGACTACGAGCTCACCTACAACCTAGAGAAG AAGCGAGATGAGCGCAGCGTAAAGAGCACAGCTGTGCGGGTGGTAGACTTTGGTAGTGCCACCTTTGACCATGAACACCATAGTACCATTGTCTCCACTCGCCATTACCGAGCACCAGAGGTCATCCTCG AGTTGGGCTGGTCACAGCCTTGTGATGTGTGGAGCATAGGCTGCATCATCTTCGAGTACTATGTTGGCTTCACCCTCTTCCAA ACCCATGACAACAGAGAGCATCTAGCCATGATGGAAAGGATCTTGGGTCCTATCCCTTCCCGGATGATTCGAAAGACAAG gaAGCAGAAATATTTTTATCGGGGTCGCCTGGATTGGGATGAGAACACATCAGCTGGGCGCTACGTTCGAGAAAACTGCAAACCACTGCGG CGATATCTGACCTCAGAGGCAGAGGAACACCACCAGCTCTTCGATCTGATTGAAAGCATGCTAGAGTATGAACCTGCTAAGCGACTGACCTTGGGTGAAGCCCTTCAGCATCCTTTCTTCACCCGCCTTCGGGCTGAGCCACCCAGCACCAAGTTGTGGGACTCCAGTCGGGATATCAGTCGGTGA
- the CLK2 gene encoding dual specificity protein kinase CLK2 isoform X1 — MPHPRRYHSSERGSRGSYHEHYRSRKHKRRRSRSWSSSSDRTRRRRREDSYHVRSRSSYDDHSSDRRAYDRRYCGSYRRNDYSRDRGEAYYDADYRHSYEYHRENSSYRSQRSSRRKHRRRRRRSRTFSRSSSQHSSRRAKSVEDDAEGHLIYHVGDWLQERYEIVSTLGEGTFGRVVQCVDHRRGGARVALKIIKNVEKYKEAARLEINVLEKINEKDPDNKNLCVQMFDWFDYHGHMCISFELLGLSTFDFLKDNNYLPYPIHQVRHMAFQLCQAVKFLHDNKLTHTDLKPENILFVNSDYELTYNLEKKRDERSVKSTAVRVVDFGSATFDHEHHSTIVSTRHYRAPEVILELGWSQPCDVWSIGCIIFEYYVGFTLFQTHDNREHLAMMERILGPIPSRMIRKTRKQKYFYRGRLDWDENTSAGRYVRENCKPLRRYLTSEAEEHHQLFDLIESMLEYEPAKRLTLGEALQHPFFTRLRAEPPSTKLWDSSRDISR, encoded by the exons ATGCCTCATCCCCGAAGGTACCACTCCTCAGAGCGAGGCAGCCGGGGGAGTTACCATGAACACTATCGGAGCCGAAAGCATAAGAGACGAAGAAGCCGCTCCTGGTCAAGTAGCAGTGACCGGACACGGCGGCGCCGGCGGGAAGACAGCTACCATGTCCGTTCCCGGAG CAGCTATGATGACCATTCTTCGGACCGGAGGGCATATGACCGGCGATACTGTGGCAGCTATAGGCGCAACGACTACAGCCGGGATCGAGGAGAAGCCTACTATGATGCAGACTACCGGCATTCCTACGAATATCATCGGGAGAACAGCAGTTACCGCAGCCAGCGCAGCAGCCGGAGGAAGCACAGACGGCGGAGGCGGCGCAGCCGGACATTCAGCCGCTCATCTTCG CAGCACAGCAGCCGGAGAGCCAAGAGTGTAGAGGACGACGCTGAGGGCCACCTCATCTACCACGTCGGGGACTGGCTACAAGAGCGAT ATGAAATTGTAAGCACCTTGGGAGAGGGGACCTTTGGCCGAGTCGTACAATGTGTTGACCATCGCAG GGGGGGCGCTCGAGTTGCCCTAAAGATCATTAAGAATGTGGAAAAGTACAAGGAAGCAGCTCGCCTTGAAATCAACGTGCTGGAGAAAATCAATGAGAAGGACCCTGACAACAAGAA cctctgtgtccagatGTTTGACTGGTTTGACTACCATGGCCACATGTGTATCTCCTTTGAGCTTCTGGGCCTTAGCACCTTCGATTTCCTCAAAGACAACAACTACCTGCCCTACCCCATCCACCAAGTGCGCCACATGGCCTTCCAGCTGTGCCAGGCCGTCAAGT TCCTCCATGATAACAAGCTGACACATACGGACCTCAAGCCTGAAAATATTCTGTTTGTGAATTCAGACTACGAGCTCACCTACAACCTAGAGAAG AAGCGAGATGAGCGCAGCGTAAAGAGCACAGCTGTGCGGGTGGTAGACTTTGGTAGTGCCACCTTTGACCATGAACACCATAGTACCATTGTCTCCACTCGCCATTACCGAGCACCAGAGGTCATCCTCG AGTTGGGCTGGTCACAGCCTTGTGATGTGTGGAGCATAGGCTGCATCATCTTCGAGTACTATGTTGGCTTCACCCTCTTCCAA ACCCATGACAACAGAGAGCATCTAGCCATGATGGAAAGGATCTTGGGTCCTATCCCTTCCCGGATGATTCGAAAGACAAG gaAGCAGAAATATTTTTATCGGGGTCGCCTGGATTGGGATGAGAACACATCAGCTGGGCGCTACGTTCGAGAAAACTGCAAACCACTGCGG CGATATCTGACCTCAGAGGCAGAGGAACACCACCAGCTCTTCGATCTGATTGAAAGCATGCTAGAGTATGAACCTGCTAAGCGACTGACCTTGGGTGAAGCCCTTCAGCATCCTTTCTTCACCCGCCTTCGGGCTGAGCCACCCAGCACCAAGTTGTGGGACTCCAGTCGGGATATCAGTCGGTGA
- the CLK2 gene encoding dual specificity protein kinase CLK2 isoform X3 translates to MPHPRRYHSSERGSRGSYHEHYRSRKHKRRRSRSWSSSSDRTRRRRREDSYHVRSRSYDDHSSDRRAYDRRYCGSYRRNDYSRDRGEAYYDADYRHSYEYHRENSSYRSQRSSRRKHRRRRRRSRTFSRSSSQHSSRRAKSVEDDAEGHLIYHVGDWLQERYEIVSTLGEGTFGRVVQCVDHRRGGARVALKIIKNVEKYKEAARLEINVLEKINEKDPDNKNLCVQMFDWFDYHGHMCISFELLGLSTFDFLKDNNYLPYPIHQVRHMAFQLCQAVKFLHDNKLTHTDLKPENILFVNSDYELTYNLEKKRDERSVKSTAVRVVDFGSATFDHEHHSTIVSTRHYRAPEVILELGWSQPCDVWSIGCIIFEYYVGFTLFQTHDNREHLAMMERILGPIPSRMIRKTRKQKYFYRGRLDWDENTSAGRYVRENCKPLRRYLTSEAEEHHQLFDLIESMLEYEPAKRLTLGEALQHPFFTRLRAEPPSTKLWDSSRDISR, encoded by the exons ATGCCTCATCCCCGAAGGTACCACTCCTCAGAGCGAGGCAGCCGGGGGAGTTACCATGAACACTATCGGAGCCGAAAGCATAAGAGACGAAGAAGCCGCTCCTGGTCAAGTAGCAGTGACCGGACACGGCGGCGCCGGCGGGAAGACAGCTACCATGTCCGTTCCCGGAG CTATGATGACCATTCTTCGGACCGGAGGGCATATGACCGGCGATACTGTGGCAGCTATAGGCGCAACGACTACAGCCGGGATCGAGGAGAAGCCTACTATGATGCAGACTACCGGCATTCCTACGAATATCATCGGGAGAACAGCAGTTACCGCAGCCAGCGCAGCAGCCGGAGGAAGCACAGACGGCGGAGGCGGCGCAGCCGGACATTCAGCCGCTCATCTTCG CAGCACAGCAGCCGGAGAGCCAAGAGTGTAGAGGACGACGCTGAGGGCCACCTCATCTACCACGTCGGGGACTGGCTACAAGAGCGAT ATGAAATTGTAAGCACCTTGGGAGAGGGGACCTTTGGCCGAGTCGTACAATGTGTTGACCATCGCAG GGGGGGCGCTCGAGTTGCCCTAAAGATCATTAAGAATGTGGAAAAGTACAAGGAAGCAGCTCGCCTTGAAATCAACGTGCTGGAGAAAATCAATGAGAAGGACCCTGACAACAAGAA cctctgtgtccagatGTTTGACTGGTTTGACTACCATGGCCACATGTGTATCTCCTTTGAGCTTCTGGGCCTTAGCACCTTCGATTTCCTCAAAGACAACAACTACCTGCCCTACCCCATCCACCAAGTGCGCCACATGGCCTTCCAGCTGTGCCAGGCCGTCAAGT TCCTCCATGATAACAAGCTGACACATACGGACCTCAAGCCTGAAAATATTCTGTTTGTGAATTCAGACTACGAGCTCACCTACAACCTAGAGAAG AAGCGAGATGAGCGCAGCGTAAAGAGCACAGCTGTGCGGGTGGTAGACTTTGGTAGTGCCACCTTTGACCATGAACACCATAGTACCATTGTCTCCACTCGCCATTACCGAGCACCAGAGGTCATCCTCG AGTTGGGCTGGTCACAGCCTTGTGATGTGTGGAGCATAGGCTGCATCATCTTCGAGTACTATGTTGGCTTCACCCTCTTCCAA ACCCATGACAACAGAGAGCATCTAGCCATGATGGAAAGGATCTTGGGTCCTATCCCTTCCCGGATGATTCGAAAGACAAG gaAGCAGAAATATTTTTATCGGGGTCGCCTGGATTGGGATGAGAACACATCAGCTGGGCGCTACGTTCGAGAAAACTGCAAACCACTGCGG CGATATCTGACCTCAGAGGCAGAGGAACACCACCAGCTCTTCGATCTGATTGAAAGCATGCTAGAGTATGAACCTGCTAAGCGACTGACCTTGGGTGAAGCCCTTCAGCATCCTTTCTTCACCCGCCTTCGGGCTGAGCCACCCAGCACCAAGTTGTGGGACTCCAGTCGGGATATCAGTCGGTGA
- the CLK2 gene encoding dual specificity protein kinase CLK2 isoform X4 translates to MPHPRRYHSSERGSRGSYHEHYRSRKHKRRRSRSWSSSSDRTRRRRREDSYHVRSRSYDDHSSDRRAYDRRYCGSYRRNDYSRDRGEAYYDADYRHSYEYHRENSSYRSQRSSRRKHRRRRRRSRTFSRSSSHSSRRAKSVEDDAEGHLIYHVGDWLQERYEIVSTLGEGTFGRVVQCVDHRRGGARVALKIIKNVEKYKEAARLEINVLEKINEKDPDNKNLCVQMFDWFDYHGHMCISFELLGLSTFDFLKDNNYLPYPIHQVRHMAFQLCQAVKFLHDNKLTHTDLKPENILFVNSDYELTYNLEKKRDERSVKSTAVRVVDFGSATFDHEHHSTIVSTRHYRAPEVILELGWSQPCDVWSIGCIIFEYYVGFTLFQTHDNREHLAMMERILGPIPSRMIRKTRKQKYFYRGRLDWDENTSAGRYVRENCKPLRRYLTSEAEEHHQLFDLIESMLEYEPAKRLTLGEALQHPFFTRLRAEPPSTKLWDSSRDISR, encoded by the exons ATGCCTCATCCCCGAAGGTACCACTCCTCAGAGCGAGGCAGCCGGGGGAGTTACCATGAACACTATCGGAGCCGAAAGCATAAGAGACGAAGAAGCCGCTCCTGGTCAAGTAGCAGTGACCGGACACGGCGGCGCCGGCGGGAAGACAGCTACCATGTCCGTTCCCGGAG CTATGATGACCATTCTTCGGACCGGAGGGCATATGACCGGCGATACTGTGGCAGCTATAGGCGCAACGACTACAGCCGGGATCGAGGAGAAGCCTACTATGATGCAGACTACCGGCATTCCTACGAATATCATCGGGAGAACAGCAGTTACCGCAGCCAGCGCAGCAGCCGGAGGAAGCACAGACGGCGGAGGCGGCGCAGCCGGACATTCAGCCGCTCATCTTCG CACAGCAGCCGGAGAGCCAAGAGTGTAGAGGACGACGCTGAGGGCCACCTCATCTACCACGTCGGGGACTGGCTACAAGAGCGAT ATGAAATTGTAAGCACCTTGGGAGAGGGGACCTTTGGCCGAGTCGTACAATGTGTTGACCATCGCAG GGGGGGCGCTCGAGTTGCCCTAAAGATCATTAAGAATGTGGAAAAGTACAAGGAAGCAGCTCGCCTTGAAATCAACGTGCTGGAGAAAATCAATGAGAAGGACCCTGACAACAAGAA cctctgtgtccagatGTTTGACTGGTTTGACTACCATGGCCACATGTGTATCTCCTTTGAGCTTCTGGGCCTTAGCACCTTCGATTTCCTCAAAGACAACAACTACCTGCCCTACCCCATCCACCAAGTGCGCCACATGGCCTTCCAGCTGTGCCAGGCCGTCAAGT TCCTCCATGATAACAAGCTGACACATACGGACCTCAAGCCTGAAAATATTCTGTTTGTGAATTCAGACTACGAGCTCACCTACAACCTAGAGAAG AAGCGAGATGAGCGCAGCGTAAAGAGCACAGCTGTGCGGGTGGTAGACTTTGGTAGTGCCACCTTTGACCATGAACACCATAGTACCATTGTCTCCACTCGCCATTACCGAGCACCAGAGGTCATCCTCG AGTTGGGCTGGTCACAGCCTTGTGATGTGTGGAGCATAGGCTGCATCATCTTCGAGTACTATGTTGGCTTCACCCTCTTCCAA ACCCATGACAACAGAGAGCATCTAGCCATGATGGAAAGGATCTTGGGTCCTATCCCTTCCCGGATGATTCGAAAGACAAG gaAGCAGAAATATTTTTATCGGGGTCGCCTGGATTGGGATGAGAACACATCAGCTGGGCGCTACGTTCGAGAAAACTGCAAACCACTGCGG CGATATCTGACCTCAGAGGCAGAGGAACACCACCAGCTCTTCGATCTGATTGAAAGCATGCTAGAGTATGAACCTGCTAAGCGACTGACCTTGGGTGAAGCCCTTCAGCATCCTTTCTTCACCCGCCTTCGGGCTGAGCCACCCAGCACCAAGTTGTGGGACTCCAGTCGGGATATCAGTCGGTGA
- the CLK2 gene encoding dual specificity protein kinase CLK2 isoform X5 encodes MFDWFDYHGHMCISFELLGLSTFDFLKDNNYLPYPIHQVRHMAFQLCQAVKFLHDNKLTHTDLKPENILFVNSDYELTYNLEKKRDERSVKSTAVRVVDFGSATFDHEHHSTIVSTRHYRAPEVILELGWSQPCDVWSIGCIIFEYYVGFTLFQTHDNREHLAMMERILGPIPSRMIRKTRKQKYFYRGRLDWDENTSAGRYVRENCKPLRRYLTSEAEEHHQLFDLIESMLEYEPAKRLTLGEALQHPFFTRLRAEPPSTKLWDSSRDISR; translated from the exons atGTTTGACTGGTTTGACTACCATGGCCACATGTGTATCTCCTTTGAGCTTCTGGGCCTTAGCACCTTCGATTTCCTCAAAGACAACAACTACCTGCCCTACCCCATCCACCAAGTGCGCCACATGGCCTTCCAGCTGTGCCAGGCCGTCAAGT TCCTCCATGATAACAAGCTGACACATACGGACCTCAAGCCTGAAAATATTCTGTTTGTGAATTCAGACTACGAGCTCACCTACAACCTAGAGAAG AAGCGAGATGAGCGCAGCGTAAAGAGCACAGCTGTGCGGGTGGTAGACTTTGGTAGTGCCACCTTTGACCATGAACACCATAGTACCATTGTCTCCACTCGCCATTACCGAGCACCAGAGGTCATCCTCG AGTTGGGCTGGTCACAGCCTTGTGATGTGTGGAGCATAGGCTGCATCATCTTCGAGTACTATGTTGGCTTCACCCTCTTCCAA ACCCATGACAACAGAGAGCATCTAGCCATGATGGAAAGGATCTTGGGTCCTATCCCTTCCCGGATGATTCGAAAGACAAG gaAGCAGAAATATTTTTATCGGGGTCGCCTGGATTGGGATGAGAACACATCAGCTGGGCGCTACGTTCGAGAAAACTGCAAACCACTGCGG CGATATCTGACCTCAGAGGCAGAGGAACACCACCAGCTCTTCGATCTGATTGAAAGCATGCTAGAGTATGAACCTGCTAAGCGACTGACCTTGGGTGAAGCCCTTCAGCATCCTTTCTTCACCCGCCTTCGGGCTGAGCCACCCAGCACCAAGTTGTGGGACTCCAGTCGGGATATCAGTCGGTGA